The window AATTTATTCTAGCCTACTCCACGTTGTGACTTTTTCTGAAGTAAGcaataacagaataaataaattatgaaaattacTTTAAACTTGGAAGTGATCTTCAATtacttgtgttttcatttgagTGAGTATGCACTAATAGATAAAGTCTGCTTTAAATGTTCCAGAAGTAAACTAGTTAAagctatactaaaataaaatctcTCCTTAAAATCTAAATGCAATCCCATTTTAAACTTTTCAGAAGTCTTCATCAGCCTGTAGCATGACAGGTTATGTTGAAACTATCAGATGTcccaaatccaagagagacgagTACAAAAGGTGAGTACATTCTAAAGCAAATGATTAATAACAACAATTTCTTACTACATATAAAGTAGTGTTAAAGTCTAATATTTTTAGAACTACAAGGAAAGGCATAAATTATGATGCCTGAGCCAAAGATTATTGTTGAACTGCttctttttgcattatttctgGAGGTTTGAGTCATAGATGGACTGGGGTTTGGAAAATCCCAATAGTATACTCTCTTAAGTGTTAATAATCAGatgaaaattacataaaattatttttgttggtaGTTTATTCCTCCGGAAAAGTAATTCCACAAACTGGTCAAACTGGCTGCATTTAGTACTTGCTCCTGTCTCTGTTCATATCCTTTTTGCTGTCTGCTATTCAGAGGGCTCACATTACCAGTTTTTGCCTTAATCTAgaatctttttctctctttctctcttctgccAGTGTTTCAGATTTGCAGCTGCTATGCCTGAGGACTTACTGAACTTGCCAGCACATCTGCAACAACCTGGCACACTGCACACACACTGTTTGAGCTTCCtttattttttgctgctttttttcctttcagctcAGCAGCTGCACATCCTGAAACAACTATCAAATTCAGTGCTTGCATCTTCAGCCCTGTGCTTTGTCTACCACTGTTTGACATTCTCAGACAAGTTGTACTTTATTTAATATTCAGAATTTTTGTAGTTACCTGCCTAAAGTGCAAAGCAGTCATGTCTTCCACCTATTTATGTCCCCTTATCCTTGTGTGATCCTAAAATACTCTTCCCAGCAGTGCAAGAGctcttaatttttaaaacaagcaTGTGGTGTGCTTTCTTCATTCTGCGTCCCTCATGACTTGttcctgctgtttttattttcactgtcAAGCCTGCTGCCAGTTAGTGTTAGCTGCATAATTTTGTTAGATATTTATGTTGACCTAGCCATACTTTCATTTCCAAGTTGTGCAGTTTCACATGCCTTTCTCCCAAACACTTTGATAATATTTGTTCCACTTTCAGTGACCAATACTGTTGattcatcttattgcagatagcCTCCTAATTGGTTATTAATCCTGTCTGTCTTTCCGTTACATCTACAgttggtatagaaaagaatcatcccccttcaaaatgtttttgcagcctgcaatgaagacgcacacacacacaaaatattttccaGCTGTGTTTACtcaatgcaaattaaaacagccaagtgaaaaatataatagcaataattcagaaaaaaaaatgtaaaaaaaaatatctgcatgGATTCACTGAAATGGTTAAAAGGATCACCCAACCCGTGTCAGTACTTTGTGAAACTAACTTTTGCTTTAACTACAGAATTGACTCTGTTAGGATTCTTCTCTACcaactttgcacatctagactCAGTCAAATTAGATGCTGACTGTTGGTGGACTGCAAtgttcaagtcattccacagattttcactagggtttaagtctgggctctgactaggCCACGCAAGGACATTAACCTTTTTCTCCTTCAGCTACTGTGTGGTCAGCTTTGCTGTGTGTTTCGGGTCATGGTCATGTTGGAAGGTGAATCTTCTTCTCAGAGGGCAACAAgatttcctcaagaatttgatggtattttgctcCATCCGTTTTTCCTTCTATTTTGACAAGTACCCCAGtccctgctgcagagaaacaccTCCATAACAGGATGctaccacctccatgctttactgtagataTGGTGTTCTTTGCATTGTAAGCTGTATTGGCTTTCTGCCAGATATACCACTGaagccaaatagttcaattttggtctcatctgaccataacatGTTTTTCCATTTGGTCTCAGAATCTTCAATGTGAGTTTTGGCAAAGCTCAGTTGAGACTCGATATGGCTTTTCATGTAACCCTCTCATATAAGCCACATTTGTGGAGCATTTGTGATATTGCTGTTACaggcacacaatgaccactcttttcTGTGCTACcttatccctgagatcttttgacagTGCTTTGCCATCCATAGTTGATTACTTGCTTTCATTTGCACTTCCAAGCACTCAAATGCTCTGCGATTGTCTGTTTTAATGCTGAACTAATCAGAACGATTACAGTTGATCACAGATGGAAGCAAATTAACTTGGTGtgcaatggagaatgtgattagTTACATCTAATTGagtttacaagtatttttttaGGTTGAGGGGTGGAAGGTGATCCTTTAACCATCtcaatgattttgattttttatttttttctgaactgcTGCTATTATGTCTTTCACTTGGCTGCATAGGTTGCATTGAATAAATACAGCTGGaaaaatatttgtgtgtatgtcttcatttcaggctgcaaagcaacaaaatgtgaatattttgaaggggagtgattcttttctatacccatttTATGTAAGCCATTCAGCAAAAGCATGAATTGTGATCAGGCTTCCCTGCATAGCTTTACTGTGCAATTACAGCCTCGTCCTAATCTAAAACTTTTCCTTGTGGTATACAGTAATGCCAAGTCCGTTTCTGATAATGTTTGACTTTCCAAAGCACATTACCAGTTCAGAGGATTAATAGCTATCATCAAACATGTTGGCAATTTTTCCAAACGTGACccaaatttgtttctttttgaagCTTTGTGTTGGATCTTATGTCTTTGGTCCTCTAGTTACTTGTTTGACCGTTTCATTTGTTGATGATTTTTGCATGTGTTTCATCTAACCCTTGGATTTTGATTGCCTCATTCATTCTGTCGTTTTGGGAGAAGATGTTTGGTCTCTCTACATGATCTGACTTTTCTACCATTCCCTGTCATTGTCATATTTATCTTCCTGATAAAGAACACCAAGGGTGACTTCATCTGACAGTTATTACCAATAAGTATACTTGCACCACTTTAGCAATGCATTCTTTGTAGATTAAATCTGACAAGTCAAAGAATCCCCCATGGTTTAAATTTCATCTTTAAATGCTGTTTTAGAAATACTTTGGTTTTTTGTGctgaaaaaaacattctttccttGAAATAAGAACTGCTGTAGTGACTGCCAAGTGAGATGACCTGGACAATATGATACTCAGAAGTGACCAAGACAAACCTTTTTCTCATCTTTTAACATTTTGCTTATCCAGTCAACAAACtcattaaatagttttattttgggGAAACCATATCATGCCTCTTATCTACAATATACTTTCAAAATTAGCAATTCTGACAAATTTTCAGTAGCATTAATTTCCCAAAGCCAAAAGGAAATTTTATAGGTGGAAATTCAAGAGAAAAGACACAAACCTGATCTCTTGTACACTACGTAGACCTGTTGAGCTGTCCATCATTTATCTGGGATCCCAGCAGTCCCACAGAGTTTGCCAGGAGTTTATTAGGGGCACTGTCTAAATACCTGGGCTGTAATTGTACCCATCACAGTTTTAAACACTTTCCACATTGTACATTGAATGATTGTGTCAAGGTACATAAGTTATATTTAAATATCCCTGTGAGTAACTGAATAACTGAGCaagtgatcttttttttcttttaagctgtCGTTCTGCTGTAATGGAGGAGCATCTATTCTGGAAGTTTGAAGGTTCCATGGTTGGACTGACTGTCATTTTTGCAGTCGTAGTGGTCTTTCGACAGAGGGCATTGGACCGACTTGCTTCAGAAAAAGTGCGCAAGCAGATTGAATCTATTTAAGTCCTATGGAGACTTTGGGATTTACTAGTCTATACAATGAACTTCTTCAAGGATTGTTGAATTCTTTTTAATGAACAAGGACTCTGGTGTAAACAAAGACTTTTGCAATGTGTTGTAACATTTAGAAATGCCATAACTTCTGGCCACTTTTATATGATTTACTACTCAATGTAGCTGTTTTTGCTTGCTTGCCATGATCACTTGTTGCTTTCTCAGTTACAGTTCTGCAAAAATTCATATTTATAAGGACATACATCTCCATTTTGGTAGCATAAAATGATATATGAGAATTATGGAGATTAAAAtttcttcttttccatttttgtttttactggttCTAAAATGTCTTCTTTTCTTAAGCAGTCATTTAATTTcagagacaaagcaaatgtattgATGCACTCATTCCATTTCTGCCAGATAAAAGTATGTTTATAAATTCTGTAAGATCATGTGTTTTTACTGCTTAGTCTCTTcacttttagatttatttttcttttaccagAGATCAGACAAAAATGGTTTTGCTAAGAATTACAAAgggtttaaatgaaaatgtaattaaaaatagcCTTTAACTTTTGTTGGTTTCATTCTGTATgcaatatatctttatttaagcATTGTGTCGGTACCCTTTTAATAACATGAGTTTTGTTTGACAGACACATTGTTCTGTTCTTTAAAGATACAGATTTATAAATTAAttgcagcttttattttttaattggaaGATCATCCTTGTACTTTGTAATGGGTGCGATTCCTGCCCAGgatccagtgctgctaggatgcACTTCAGCCACCAGAAACTGTGAACTGGATAAAGCAGGTAATAAAATGGTTGGATAGATGGAGAACCCACTTGTATAGAAGTTATCAAGAGTTTCAAGTATTTGATATATGTAAAATTGCACAGTTTTTATTTGTTCCCATCAATGGGTTTTCAGGGTTTTTATTACTTTAGGACTTTGAACATTACTACAacaaatttaatatttatataatgagGAGTATAGGAGGTGTTTCATTTTCTGAAGTGTTAAACCAGATTAGTCCTAATCACTGTTTTGGGAAAGCAATCGTATGAGATCTAGAAATCATGATTAGAGTGTGATGGAAAGACACATACAGGGCAGGGAATTAGGAGACCAGTGAGAGGGAAAAATAGCAGAGTGGAATGACCAAGTTAATCTCCAGCACTGAGTTAAAAGCTGCAAAGGGTCTGAGTATTAGTGACATAAAATAATCCAGCAGTTTTGTGCTTATAACTTCTCCAGAATAAATGCAGATTTTTTCCAAATTCTTTGTTCACATATTTCTAGTGACTGAAGTCAAGCAATTTGCTCTGAATcagacattatttatttaaacatgaaaATGGGTGTTTTATTTGGTTGTGTTGTTTTTCATGACAGATGTTAAAGCAATTAAAATGGTtgatgcatttttatatataaatacatttgttcCTGTCTGttccttttaaatattttcacatcATTATACATTGTTCAAGTTCTGTTGCTTAAAAAAATTTAGATGCACTGATCTACTGTAGCCTTTCTCTCCCGTTCTCTTTTTCTTACTCTCATCTTTCTTCTCCTCCAAATCCTCCACACTTATTTAAATTGTTCCACCTACAACCAGCACTAGAAGTCAAGCCGTATCACTGTTTTATTATCTTCTTGTCGTCGCCATCATCACCTTGCGCCACACATCTGGGAAACTCTGCCGAAGTTGACTTAGGAAGTGACTTCCCTGAAGATGTTTCCTTCACCAATCTTGCATAGTTGCTGCTGGGCAAAACATTAAGAAAATACAGAGGATGTgagaaaaataaatttcattttttgaatattttaataatagtaaatatcagttttgaatattttgaaatagcCATAATTATTTTCCGCCCCTGAGTTTTCAGTTACATGGTCATGTAATGTTTTAAACGTGTCCTAGCAACATGACACACAAGGTGAGAGCCGCTCCAGGACACAATGGCAGTTGATGCCCTGAAGCTCACTTAACACAGACTGGTTTAAAATCTCACATTATGGTgatatgcacatctttgggttGTCAATGGAGCACTGACTAACGGATGGAGACAGTAATGGGGCTAAGCAGTAAGTTCACTCTCCCAGAACTGTTAGCCTCTTAGCCTCTGTGCTACTGACCTGAGATGTTCAAAAAGATTGGGATATGTAAGTCACATAAGAAGCTGATTATTGCTGTGGTGTTTTCTTGCACAGTAACAGATGACACAACACTGCACTGTAGCTTCACAAGTCTCGAGTTTGAATCTTGCCTTGGGCACTGCAGAGTTTGCACTTTCACCCCGTGTGTGTGGATGATTTGCTCACTGTTCCTTTTACTTCCCAAAGACATAAtgttatgaaaattaaaattatgctCAGAAATGAAGAGTAGCTAACCATGGTAAAAGGACTGCACAAAATGATGTTTTACCTATTGTTCCATTTTGTTGCTGTGCATTTGTAATATCTAGTATTTTCTGATATCTTGTCTGATGTATATCTTTAGATAATGAGTCTAGATTGGatgtttaaaacaaagaaatagcTTTCTGGCAGTTggcatatagatatatacattaatatatttgtGAAATATGTAAAAAGAGGCATTGTTTATAGGAAGTCATGTTTCACTGTTTTCTGATGTTACAAGCCAAAGGTTTTACATCAATTTGATTGTAACTAATTGCCCAAGAGTGTTTTGATATAACCCTCACACCCGCTGACTGCGAAGCTGCTCCTTTGAAACTTTATCTGTGACATGAGCAGCATGGATTTAGTAGTACAGTTATGAGCCTCTAGAAGCTGTGGAAGCATGATTACACCTTCACCTTTCAGGAAGGCAGCCTGGGGGAACAGAGGTGGCCaagaatggaatggaatggaaaaaCTGTCTTGTGAGATCATAAATGTTGAGAAATACTGGTTTAGATATATAGATGTAAAAGAATAGGGCAGGTATTGAACTACAGTAGCAGTCAGCTCTGACGGCGACCTAACCAATAAGAGTCCACGTATAAGGGCTATAGAtgggatttggggcattctgCTAATGTCTGTGTAGTAAagcatctgaaaagaggagtagTGTCACCCTAGGACCACACCACAACAGAATACTTGCAAATGTGGAGGGAAATTCATTGTTTgtcttatgcaaaaaaaaaaaaaagttgcaaaacaAATTGTGTTTCACTTCCAGTGAAATTCATCTCATTGACACAAAATGCAAGATGCTTAGTCCTGTCTGAAAACGTTTTCATGCTTTAATTATGCATGCACCTACccgtcatttataattttaagtaaGATATGTAGAGAGACTCATCATGTTatatgtagacattttgttgagttaCCAGATGTGTTCTGGTAGTACAATCGCCACTTTGCCAGTTATGATGGCAGCCTTTGGCAATCTCAGTTTTAAAGATGCACCAGAGTCAGAAAATAATCTTGAAGCTCCACACTGCTTGGAGATTGCATATCCTCATCCTCATGTGCAGGAATCAAGACACAGGAACAGGTTTTTGGTAGGAAGTTACTTCAAATGAAGTgacatttgtgtaaaaaaaaaaacaaaaaaaaactgtaatgtaCACGGATGCTTTTTAGTATGTCTTTatctggaaaatatgcagcatgtcatattttcaaaaaaataaatgaaaacaacctgGACTCCTCCATGATGATGTGAACAGACATCATAAATACAACTTTTATTGTTGTACAGTCCTGATCAGATCTTATTTAAGGGCTTTATTGTAAAGAGGATGAATACATATGAATACTTTATATATGGATACATATATCCACGCCTGTATACTATAAAAgatgctttgttttatttacattgtttCCCTTTGTCCTGATATTTCACCAAGCTGATGTATTGACTGCCAAAGCACTTGTTATTTAACTCACTTAATCTGTGGTGACATAACAGTCGGGTTGAATGTTATCACATTTGATTCCGCCACTTTGTCAGTTACATCACTTGTGTGTGTAACACTGATAGACATTAGTAATGTTTAGTAAAACAAAGAAACTCAACGTAAAGAGAAACATTGATTGAATTCTGTGGGCCaccattaataaaaacacttgacaGGGCTAAGTAAGGTTCGCTCGCTGTAATCACTTCTGACACCTCCTTCCTGCCTACCGCCTCTCAGAAGCCTGAATGTGATTTATGAAAGTAGTTTGCACGGAGGCATGTCATATTTCATTCCTTAAACATTTCCCACAGTGTTTGtgatggatgtgtttgtgtggttCTATATAATTATGTAAACGTATGTTGCTAAGTagcagtggttagcattgttgTCCCAAGAATTCTATTTCTGAGGTTTAAGTTCATTCCAGATTTTATATACTCTACCAGTTATTGTAACCCATGTTTAAGAGAGATGTGATTTCCTTTTTTACAATTCACATTCATTGATACCAAGAAATATAGTGCCTTGTGAAAGTATTAATCCACCTCAGAGTTTGTCCCATTTTGTCACATTACAATCTGGACTTAATCTGGACTCTGGACAGAAAACTACAGGaccaaacaacattttttttgtttatttcacattatgcaatttcttgtattaggaatttgttagtttttgcatactccttggggtcagactgcagagtcagccattgtacggcACCCCTGGaacaagggcccagcagagtaggatctcttttggcagtgatggggatccgaaccagcaaccttccagatactagtgcagatccttagcctcattcCTGGGGTTGTGCTTAGAGACTGTGCTTACCAAATGGCTGATGTCCTCACAGATATCTTTAACATCTCTCTCAGCCAGACTAGGGTCCCCACGAGCCTCAAAAAACCCACTATtattccagtgccgaagaagtcagcGGTGACTACCACCCTGTAGCACTGACCCCTATCGTGTTGAAGTGTGAGCAGTTAGTCTAAAGGCATATCTGCTCCATCCTACACCCCTCCCTGGACCCATTTCGGTCTGCTTACCGCCTGAACCTCCCCACTGATGATTCTATCTCCTATATCTTTCACACCATACTGTATCACTTGAACATCAGGGATACATATGTCAGAATGCTATTTGTTGATTTCAACTTGGTGTTCAGCACAATCATTCCCCAGCAGTTGTTGAGGAAACTCTCTCTGCTGGGCTTTGACACTCCACTGTGTAattggattctggactttttgaTAGAGGGACCACAGTCAGTACGCATTGACAGCAGTTCATTAAACACCATCAGGCTAAGCACTGGTGCCCCCCAAGGCTGCGTGCTGAGCTCACTATTGTTCATGCTGCTCACCCATGACTGCACCACCAAGTCTCAGTGCAATGTCATTGTGAGGTTTGCAGATGATCCAACCATAGTGGGCCTCATCAGCAACGATAATGGCACATCATGCAGTGAGGAGGTTGAACATCTGATGAAGTGGTGTAGTGAAAATAATTTACCTCTAAATGTCGATAAGACAAAAGACATGCTTGTCAATGTCAGGATAACATCAACTGACTATTTCCTACTGCACATCAATGGCTCTGCTGTGGAGAgaatcagtatactgtatatacatttctgATGACCTCTCCTAGGTAATCAACACCAACTCTGGTATCAATAAGGCACAACAATGCCTTTTTTCAGTGGAGACTGAAGAAATCAGCTTGCCACAACCCGTTCTTACCACCTTTTACAGAGGAACTGTGGAAAGGGTCCTGACAAACTGTGTGGTTTGGGAACAGCAAAGCTCATGAGCACAAGATTCTACAGCACATACTGTAGTAAGGACAGCTAAGAAGATCATAGGGGTCTCCATCTCCTCAATCCAGGACATTTTTCAGACATACTGTCTAAGTAGAGCCTGTGCCATTGTGAAGGACATCGCTCATCCATCACACATACTGTGTGACCTCCTGTCATCAGgtagaagatactgcagcattaaGACGAGCAATTCCAGGTCCTGTAACAGCTTCTTACCCAAGCTGACAGACTTCTGAATGTTTCCCTAATTATGTACTGTCACTTTACACTCTGAAATTTACTATGGATATTGAGTATTGTTTGAGCTTTATACTCCTGCATCTTTTGTGTGGTTACCTTGTATTGTTGCACTGGTTTTAGTAATGTTATGGTGTATGCTAAATGTATGTTGTTTTGCCTGTGCACCAGGGACTGTAAGGAATGAAATTTCATTTAACCATATactatgtacagttaggtccatcaatatttggtcagagacaacttttttctaattttggttctgtacattaccacaatgaattttaaatgaaacaactcagatgcagttgaagtgcagactttcagctttaatttagtggggtgaacaaaacgattgcataaaaatgtgaggcaactaaagcatttttttaacacaatctcttcatttcaggggctcaaaagtagttggacaaattaaataactggaaataaaatgttcatttctaataattggttgaaaactctttgctggcaatgacagcctgaagtcttgaactcatggacatcaccagatgctgggtttcctcctttttaatgctctgccaggcctttatggcagcggctttcagttgctgtttgtttgtgggcctttctgtctgaagtttagtcttcaacaagtgaaatgcatgctcagttgggttaagatcaggtgactgacttagccattcaagaattttccacttctttgctttaataaactcctgggttgctgtggctgtatgttttgggtcattgtccatctgtatcatgaaacgccggccaatcaataataataataataatttattcatgTAGGAACTTTCACAA of the Erpetoichthys calabaricus chromosome 2, fErpCal1.3, whole genome shotgun sequence genome contains:
- the jtb gene encoding protein JTB, which translates into the protein MQSDCMLAVSCITSRVHKLPFISRDGVIYIAVWILITASVFEAAVMDEDKSEMEAASTPCWQVEEFVVSKECAQCTPYESKSSSACSMTGYVETIRCPKSKRDEYKSCRSAVMEEHLFWKFEGSMVGLTVIFAVVVVFRQRALDRLASEKVRKQIESI